In Paenibacillus sp. FSL R7-0345, a single window of DNA contains:
- a CDS encoding peptide ABC transporter substrate-binding protein, producing the protein MKKLLHMLLALGLILGIGVTQGEEVSAEGSRQVFRIGVDVIPGLLDPALTVNDTESSVIKGLFEGLVRLNENGQAVPGIAKSWKISNGGKTYTFALRTSATWSNGQPVKAADFEYAWKRALSPQSYNSLAFKMYMIAGAESYHNGKQKDASKIGIKALNDHTLQVTLAAPNYTFLQMLAENIYLPVNAAVVKANTGWATSAKAIVTNGPFKLAAWDANQVVMVKNAGYYAAKEIRFSEVHFLKPAAGQPSNTDTYLDAGLDWIGSGENTRIDYYDQLTADANTEIYSFPYASLYYYQFNVNKAPFNNVKIRKALAMAVDREGLPYGTPAYGDVAPSIHGAKQSFRSEIKDSRYFREDDKAAHKLLQEGLKEEGLTSLPEFNIIVNAEQNHDLIASIIVSGWKEKLGIKANVEVQAWNELLDNRYSQSYTVARAGWRADYNDPATFLEYFTSWSAENDSGWSNKLYDSYILQARQKQDPAERMRLYAKAEKLLIDEMVILPLYYYVADVLKQPNVHGVYVDYDGSIAFTRGYLK; encoded by the coding sequence ATGAAAAAGCTGCTTCATATGCTTTTGGCATTGGGATTGATTTTGGGCATCGGGGTAACACAAGGGGAAGAGGTCTCAGCAGAAGGAAGCAGACAGGTGTTCAGAATTGGGGTGGACGTTATTCCGGGGTTACTTGATCCAGCCCTTACCGTCAACGATACGGAGTCTTCGGTTATTAAGGGCTTATTCGAAGGTCTGGTCCGCTTGAATGAGAACGGACAAGCTGTGCCGGGCATAGCGAAGTCCTGGAAAATATCGAACGGCGGCAAAACATACACCTTTGCTCTGCGGACCAGCGCCACATGGAGCAACGGACAGCCTGTAAAGGCGGCGGATTTTGAATATGCCTGGAAGCGGGCTTTATCTCCACAGTCATACAATAGCCTGGCCTTCAAAATGTATATGATCGCCGGAGCGGAGAGCTATCACAACGGCAAGCAGAAGGATGCCTCCAAAATAGGGATCAAGGCGCTGAATGACCATACCCTTCAAGTGACGCTTGCAGCTCCAAATTACACGTTTCTTCAGATGCTCGCCGAGAATATTTATCTGCCGGTTAACGCAGCAGTGGTTAAAGCTAATACCGGCTGGGCAACCAGCGCGAAGGCTATAGTGACTAACGGCCCGTTCAAGCTGGCAGCCTGGGATGCCAACCAAGTTGTTATGGTCAAAAATGCCGGATATTACGCAGCTAAGGAAATTCGGTTCTCTGAGGTTCATTTTCTCAAGCCGGCGGCTGGCCAGCCATCGAATACCGACACTTATCTGGATGCTGGGCTCGACTGGATCGGCAGCGGTGAAAATACTAGGATCGATTATTATGACCAGCTAACCGCTGATGCCAATACTGAAATCTATTCTTTTCCATACGCCAGCTTGTATTACTATCAGTTTAATGTGAATAAAGCTCCGTTCAATAATGTGAAGATACGTAAAGCGCTGGCAATGGCGGTTGACCGCGAGGGCTTGCCTTACGGTACTCCTGCTTATGGAGATGTTGCTCCAAGCATTCACGGGGCTAAACAAAGCTTCCGTTCAGAAATTAAGGATTCCAGATATTTCAGAGAAGATGATAAAGCGGCCCACAAGCTGCTGCAGGAGGGACTGAAGGAAGAGGGCTTAACCAGCTTGCCGGAATTCAATATAATTGTAAATGCGGAGCAAAATCATGATCTGATCGCCTCAATCATCGTTTCCGGCTGGAAGGAAAAACTGGGCATCAAAGCCAACGTTGAAGTTCAGGCCTGGAACGAGCTGCTGGACAACCGCTACAGCCAGAGCTACACAGTAGCCAGAGCCGGCTGGCGGGCGGATTACAATGACCCTGCTACGTTTCTGGAGTACTTCACGTCATGGAGTGCCGAAAATGATTCCGGCTGGAGCAATAAGCTGTATGACAGCTATATTCTGCAGGCGCGGCAAAAGCAGGACCCTGCCGAACGGATGCGCTTGTATGCCAAGGCCGAGAAATTGCTGATCGATGAAATGGTCATCCTGCCGCTGTACTACTATGT
- a CDS encoding alpha/beta hydrolase, translating into METLLLWPEGAPGALGAGDEDCPAITPYLVEGSNNAAVLICPGGAYWLRADHEGGPVAEWLNTLGISAFVLRYRVAPYLYPNALLDAQRALRTIRYRAEEFGIDPQKTGILGFSAGGHLASTASGLFDRGNKEAEEVLERESCRPDFSILCYPVVSMMDGVTHEGSRENLLGANPPEELLRRLSGELQVTPDSPPAFLWHTADDAAVPAENSLLLAAALRRQQIPFDLHVYAHGAHGLGLAEEEPHTRGWTDACASWLQMNGYGK; encoded by the coding sequence ATGGAAACGTTATTATTATGGCCGGAGGGAGCTCCGGGGGCGCTGGGGGCAGGCGATGAGGACTGCCCGGCAATTACGCCGTATCTGGTGGAAGGAAGCAATAACGCGGCAGTGCTGATCTGTCCCGGCGGCGCTTACTGGCTGCGGGCTGACCATGAAGGAGGGCCGGTAGCCGAGTGGCTGAACACGCTGGGCATCTCCGCTTTTGTGCTGCGTTACCGTGTAGCTCCTTATCTATATCCAAACGCCCTGCTGGATGCCCAAAGAGCGCTGCGCACCATCCGTTACCGCGCGGAGGAATTCGGAATTGATCCGCAAAAAACCGGTATACTGGGTTTCTCCGCCGGGGGGCATCTTGCCTCAACAGCATCGGGGCTGTTTGACAGAGGGAATAAGGAGGCAGAGGAGGTACTGGAACGGGAGTCCTGCCGTCCGGACTTCTCCATACTGTGTTATCCGGTCGTATCCATGATGGATGGTGTGACACATGAGGGCTCCAGGGAGAATCTGCTTGGTGCTAACCCGCCTGAGGAGCTGCTCCGCCGTTTAAGCGGTGAACTGCAGGTCACCCCTGATTCACCGCCTGCCTTCCTCTGGCATACTGCGGATGATGCCGCCGTTCCGGCGGAGAACAGCCTGCTGCTTGCCGCCGCACTGCGCCGCCAGCAGATTCCGTTTGACCTGCATGTCTATGCGCACGGGGCACATGGCCTGGGTTTGGCTGAAGAGGAGCCGCATACGCGCGGCTGGACAGATGCCTGCGCTTCCTGGCTGCAGATGAACGGGTACGGGAAATAG
- the pgmB gene encoding beta-phosphoglucomutase, giving the protein MPDYSMLKEMKGAIFDLDGVIVDTAKYHYLAWRSLASELGFNFTEADNERLKGVSRMRSLDILLEIGGLEFTEAEKLAMADKKNRLYVEYISRLDESELLPGVKPYLDELRGSGISIALGSASKNALFILDRLNIAGLFDAVVDGNRVSKAKPDPEVFLTAAEELDLQPGQCVVFEDAEAGVAAAKAAGMQVVGIGRSEVLKEADIIVSGLHDL; this is encoded by the coding sequence ATGCCGGATTATAGCATGCTGAAGGAAATGAAAGGGGCCATCTTTGATCTGGATGGTGTCATCGTAGATACAGCGAAATATCATTATCTCGCGTGGAGATCTTTGGCTTCAGAGCTCGGCTTCAATTTTACTGAAGCGGATAATGAACGTCTTAAGGGTGTAAGCCGGATGCGGTCGCTGGATATCCTGCTGGAGATAGGCGGACTGGAATTCACTGAGGCGGAAAAACTTGCCATGGCGGACAAGAAGAACCGCCTTTATGTAGAGTATATCTCCCGGTTGGATGAATCGGAGCTGCTGCCTGGCGTAAAGCCGTATTTGGATGAGCTGCGCGGCAGCGGCATCAGTATCGCCTTGGGCTCTGCAAGCAAAAACGCGCTGTTCATTCTGGACCGGCTGAACATTGCCGGTTTGTTCGATGCCGTTGTTGACGGCAACAGGGTATCCAAAGCCAAGCCGGACCCGGAGGTGTTTCTTACAGCTGCTGAGGAGCTGGACTTGCAGCCCGGACAATGTGTCGTGTTCGAGGATGCCGAAGCAGGTGTCGCTGCAGCCAAAGCTGCAGGTATGCAGGTCGTCGGTATCGGCAGGTCTGAAGTGCTGAAGGAGGCAGACATTATTGTAAGCGGATTGCATGATCTATAG